One Fontisphaera persica DNA window includes the following coding sequences:
- a CDS encoding tetratricopeptide repeat protein has translation MTTDTEQWAPLPGAFARRVLPWLALAGGLALYLVTLNPWVTLESLQQWARVAGWVWQPPVVEPLTYLVHYPVRWLPAHWQPLALNLVAATCAALTLALLARSVALLPQDRTKDQRVREDGDFGLLTIRLNWIPPLLAVLVCAVQEDFWRHAVSGTGEMLNLLLFAYVIRCLLEYRVSERDSWLIRLAFVYGLATTTNWAMIGFFPLAVIAVVALKRMELFHSGLFLKLLGAGLAGLMLYLLFPLLALRYDHESVNFWLVLKTNLLLQKQSLFFYGYRMPFIILAVSCALLPLVLVCIRWPASFGDVNPLSQMLVQFLFRVAHVGFFVVGLVVFWRPPFLEAQIQAAGLSFLSLHYLGALCLGYFAGYLLLVFGVPPAKAWRAPGPLLKILNYTLAGAVCLCLVAAPAALIIKNWPRLKALNSPWLARFAERLLQSIPEEQAVLLSDHPAHLWLVAAWKARQQQPFQHVGLHTQSLTSRLYHEYLRRRYPGFWPALPAMKDGRPMPEPLPPLFILQRLVEAQSQRPLYYLHPSFGYYFEVFHAYPSGLALALKRAGAQDYQFPQLSTAEVQRNLLFWTRIAPDLQQLTAQLKLPVSDVGFVARSVGQDLNQWGVALQRQGRLTEAAAAFQQVLQLHSNHFGAQINLAFNQQLRQAPVNSNMLARANRMLGQFENYETILSFFHPFDDPGYLSVLGRLFSQNGLNRQALQCFYRARPYRTNDLELDYWIAQTHLQAGHFDQVLAMANQARRQGGVAWDNLTNRMEWVRLQALAYYGLTNAAAAEQVLQGALAAAPNQPLPLAVATQVYLARGLVTNALAMLERHLRLEPDNPMVLLNQGVVLMQMQRYQEAMAPLTKVLEKDPKQTSARLNRAIAQLLSNQLEGARRDYEVLRQSHPNYFAVYYGLGEIAWRQGQKKAAIAHYENYLKHAPKGIQERQMIEERLKQLKGK, from the coding sequence ATGACGACTGACACCGAACAATGGGCGCCTTTGCCTGGGGCGTTTGCGCGGCGGGTATTGCCATGGCTGGCACTGGCCGGGGGGCTGGCGCTGTACCTGGTGACGTTGAATCCGTGGGTCACGCTGGAGAGTCTGCAACAATGGGCCCGGGTGGCGGGCTGGGTATGGCAGCCGCCGGTGGTCGAGCCGTTGACCTACCTGGTGCATTATCCGGTGCGCTGGTTGCCCGCCCATTGGCAGCCGCTGGCCTTAAACTTGGTGGCGGCCACGTGCGCGGCCTTGACGCTGGCGTTGCTGGCGCGTTCGGTGGCCCTGCTGCCCCAGGATCGCACCAAGGATCAGCGCGTGCGCGAGGATGGCGACTTTGGCCTGCTGACCATTCGCTTGAACTGGATTCCCCCCCTGCTGGCGGTGCTGGTATGCGCGGTGCAGGAGGATTTCTGGCGGCACGCCGTCTCCGGCACCGGGGAAATGCTCAATCTGCTCTTGTTCGCGTATGTCATCCGCTGCCTGCTGGAGTACCGGGTGAGCGAGCGTGATTCCTGGCTCATTCGGCTGGCCTTTGTTTATGGGCTGGCCACCACCACCAACTGGGCCATGATTGGCTTTTTCCCGCTGGCGGTGATTGCGGTGGTGGCCTTGAAGCGGATGGAACTGTTTCACAGTGGCCTGTTTCTCAAGTTGCTGGGGGCAGGCCTGGCGGGGTTGATGCTGTATCTTCTGTTTCCTTTGCTGGCCTTGCGGTATGACCATGAAAGCGTGAACTTCTGGCTGGTGCTCAAAACCAACCTGCTTCTGCAAAAACAAAGTCTGTTCTTCTACGGCTATCGCATGCCGTTCATCATTCTGGCGGTTTCCTGCGCGCTGCTGCCGCTGGTCCTGGTCTGCATCCGTTGGCCGGCCTCCTTTGGGGATGTCAACCCCTTGAGCCAGATGTTGGTGCAATTTCTTTTCCGGGTGGCGCATGTGGGGTTTTTCGTGGTGGGGCTGGTGGTGTTTTGGCGGCCGCCTTTCCTGGAGGCGCAAATCCAGGCGGCCGGGCTGTCCTTCCTTTCCTTGCATTACCTCGGGGCGTTGTGCCTGGGGTATTTTGCCGGTTATTTGCTGCTGGTCTTTGGTGTGCCGCCGGCCAAGGCCTGGCGGGCGCCGGGGCCGCTGCTGAAAATATTAAACTATACCCTGGCGGGCGCAGTGTGTTTGTGCCTGGTGGCGGCGCCGGCGGCGCTGATAATCAAAAATTGGCCGCGGTTGAAGGCCCTCAATTCGCCCTGGCTCGCCCGTTTTGCCGAGCGGCTTTTGCAAAGCATTCCCGAGGAGCAGGCCGTGCTGCTCAGTGATCATCCGGCGCATTTATGGTTGGTGGCCGCCTGGAAGGCCCGCCAGCAACAGCCCTTCCAACATGTCGGGCTGCATACCCAGTCGTTGACTTCCCGCCTTTACCATGAGTATCTGCGGCGACGGTATCCCGGTTTCTGGCCGGCTTTGCCCGCCATGAAGGATGGCCGGCCGATGCCGGAACCGCTGCCGCCGTTGTTCATTCTCCAGCGCCTGGTAGAGGCGCAAAGCCAGCGGCCGTTGTATTATTTGCATCCCAGTTTTGGTTATTACTTTGAGGTGTTTCACGCCTACCCCAGCGGGCTGGCGCTGGCGCTCAAGCGGGCGGGGGCTCAAGATTATCAGTTTCCCCAGCTTTCCACGGCCGAAGTGCAGCGCAATTTGTTGTTCTGGACGCGCATCGCGCCGGATTTGCAACAATTAACGGCGCAGCTTAAGCTGCCCGTGAGTGATGTGGGATTTGTGGCGCGCTCCGTGGGGCAGGACTTGAACCAGTGGGGGGTGGCCTTGCAACGGCAGGGGCGGTTGACGGAGGCGGCGGCCGCCTTTCAGCAGGTCTTGCAGTTGCACAGCAATCACTTTGGCGCGCAGATTAACCTTGCGTTCAACCAACAGTTGCGCCAGGCCCCCGTCAATTCCAACATGCTGGCCCGAGCCAACCGCATGTTGGGGCAGTTTGAAAATTACGAGACAATCCTCAGCTTTTTCCATCCGTTTGACGACCCGGGGTATCTATCGGTTTTAGGGCGGCTGTTCAGTCAGAACGGTTTGAACCGTCAAGCGCTTCAATGTTTCTATCGCGCCCGCCCCTATCGCACCAATGATTTGGAGCTTGATTATTGGATTGCCCAAACCCACCTGCAAGCGGGGCATTTTGACCAGGTGTTGGCCATGGCCAATCAGGCGCGGCGGCAGGGAGGCGTGGCGTGGGACAATTTGACCAACCGCATGGAATGGGTGCGGTTGCAGGCGCTCGCTTACTATGGCCTCACCAATGCCGCCGCCGCGGAGCAGGTGTTGCAGGGGGCCTTGGCCGCCGCGCCCAACCAGCCCCTGCCGCTGGCGGTGGCCACCCAGGTATATCTGGCCCGTGGTTTGGTGACCAATGCGCTGGCCATGCTCGAGCGGCATCTGCGGCTGGAGCCGGACAATCCGATGGTGCTGCTTAATCAGGGGGTGGTGTTGATGCAGATGCAACGCTACCAGGAGGCCATGGCCCCCCTCACCAAGGTCCTCGAGAAAGACCCGAAACAGACTTCTGCCCGCCTTAACCGGGCCATTGCCCAACTGTTGTCCAACCAGCTCGAAGGCGCTCGCCGGGATTATGAGGTCTTGCGCCAGTCGCATCCCAACTATTTCGCGGTGTACTATGGACTGGGCGAAATTGCGTGGCGGCAGGGCCAGAAAAAAGCGGCCATCGCGCATTACGAGAATTATTTGAAGCACGCTCCCAAGGGCATCCAGGAGCGGCAGATGATTGAAGAGCGGTTGAAGCAGCTCAAAGGAAAGTGA
- a CDS encoding S41 family peptidase: MKLLNGCGMTLVGAVWWCAIWQGVAQPALPKDEPIRGARMPAISPDGKRVVFVYQGDLWQVSASGGRATLMTTHVAYDGYPRFSPDGRWVVFASKRQGNLDLYLMPSEGGAARQITWHSGNEIPGGWSRDGQRLLFAGKRDSANNQLFAVNVQTLRTECLLEDFAPINSPDFSPDGRWVVYGRYGFPNWRPRYTGSAAAQIWLLDTQTGARRAVTQNQRQHLWIQFMPDGKQVLTVTVGEDTPNAGRLNEPLPPLQDNARRTPNLWVFDLEGKGRQITEFVGGSVRSPSLAHKTGDIVFEYEHDLYVLKGGRGKPTRLAIYAGVDEKEPLTQYEKLTNGVSEAEPSPDGKWIAFALRGDIWVVPVEKPKGIAGREADYAQRLTDWAGDDSDFIWSTNSKTLYFTSDREGNMRLYALEVESRKIEKLWERQEDVSSPMPSPDGQHLAFWVAGPEGGLHVLRLADRQIRRVVPLPGPHLHGYGGGQMTWSPDSQWLAYVGRSASRFHNIFLVKVEGGEPVNLTQRAAAHSQPAWSPDGKYLFFQSGRDSGGVYVFPLQPEEVLASETDLKYEKPKDPVKVAIDFEGVLRRIRRFIAQNPAADLQVTGDGQIVFLAEGDVWSASYDGKETKRVTNGGGKSQLRVLADGKRAFFVQGGELYQLRLPEGRVEKVAFTAEFERDVRAERQAAFAQFWRTYHRAFYDGNFHGRDWRAIRGRYEPLLRAVGTPDEFAALLQLMVGELEASHSEVNPPEVPQRVNTPHLGFALDYRHEGPGLKVLSVPPGAPGWFKKTEIKPGEYILEINGEPVATDETLYRLLNRRQGRELQLLVNARPDKQAARTVKYKALTADEWNQLHYNNRIERLRKLVEARSQGKMGYVHISAMGGDNQSRFEQEVYEYMAGKEAMIIDVRFNRGGNISDTLIDWLERRQHGWSKPRDCPPEPAPGRAWDKRVVVLMNEHSYSNGEMFPCAMRQRGLARLVGTPTPGYVIWTWSFNLVDGTRARLPMGGVYRMDGSNQENQGEQPDVLVPLTAEDWLADRDPQLDKAIELLSQAGNP; the protein is encoded by the coding sequence ATGAAACTCCTTAATGGCTGTGGAATGACGCTCGTGGGAGCGGTATGGTGGTGTGCGATTTGGCAGGGGGTGGCGCAACCCGCGCTGCCCAAGGACGAGCCTATCCGCGGGGCGCGCATGCCAGCCATCAGCCCGGATGGGAAGCGGGTGGTGTTTGTGTATCAGGGGGATTTGTGGCAGGTGTCCGCCAGTGGCGGCCGGGCGACTTTGATGACCACGCATGTGGCGTACGACGGATATCCCCGTTTTTCCCCTGATGGACGCTGGGTGGTTTTTGCCAGCAAACGGCAGGGCAATTTGGACCTGTATCTCATGCCGTCTGAGGGGGGCGCGGCGCGGCAGATTACCTGGCATTCCGGCAATGAAATACCCGGCGGCTGGAGCCGTGATGGCCAGCGGTTGTTGTTTGCCGGCAAGCGGGATTCCGCCAACAACCAGTTGTTTGCGGTGAACGTGCAAACGCTGCGGACGGAGTGTTTGCTGGAGGACTTTGCGCCAATCAACTCCCCCGATTTCAGCCCGGACGGCCGCTGGGTGGTTTATGGGCGCTATGGTTTCCCCAACTGGCGGCCGCGTTACACCGGCTCCGCCGCAGCGCAAATCTGGCTGCTGGACACTCAGACGGGCGCGCGGCGGGCGGTGACTCAAAATCAGCGGCAGCATCTGTGGATTCAGTTCATGCCGGACGGCAAACAGGTGCTCACGGTGACGGTAGGCGAAGACACGCCGAATGCGGGACGATTGAATGAGCCCTTGCCGCCGCTGCAGGACAACGCCCGGCGGACCCCCAACCTGTGGGTGTTTGATCTGGAGGGGAAGGGACGCCAAATCACCGAATTTGTCGGCGGCAGTGTGCGCTCGCCCAGCCTGGCGCATAAAACGGGTGATATTGTGTTTGAGTACGAGCATGACCTATATGTGCTCAAAGGCGGGCGCGGCAAGCCCACGCGGCTGGCAATCTACGCCGGAGTGGATGAAAAGGAGCCGCTGACGCAATACGAGAAGTTGACCAATGGCGTCAGCGAGGCCGAGCCATCGCCGGACGGCAAATGGATTGCCTTCGCCTTGCGGGGGGACATTTGGGTGGTGCCGGTGGAAAAGCCCAAGGGCATTGCCGGCAGAGAGGCGGATTATGCGCAACGGCTGACGGACTGGGCGGGCGATGATTCCGATTTCATTTGGAGCACCAACAGCAAAACCCTTTACTTCACCTCGGACCGGGAAGGCAACATGCGGCTTTATGCGCTGGAGGTGGAATCCCGCAAAATCGAAAAGCTGTGGGAGCGCCAGGAAGATGTTTCCAGTCCCATGCCCTCGCCCGATGGCCAGCATCTGGCTTTTTGGGTGGCGGGTCCGGAAGGAGGGCTGCATGTGTTGCGCCTGGCGGACCGGCAAATTCGCCGCGTGGTGCCTTTGCCGGGCCCGCACCTCCACGGCTACGGTGGCGGGCAGATGACCTGGTCGCCGGACAGTCAGTGGCTGGCTTACGTGGGCCGCAGTGCCAGCCGGTTTCACAATATTTTCCTGGTCAAAGTGGAGGGCGGCGAGCCGGTGAATCTCACCCAGCGGGCGGCCGCCCACAGCCAGCCGGCATGGTCTCCGGATGGCAAATACCTCTTTTTCCAGAGCGGCCGCGACAGTGGCGGTGTTTATGTTTTTCCGCTGCAACCGGAGGAGGTCCTGGCCAGTGAAACGGATTTGAAATATGAGAAGCCCAAAGACCCCGTCAAGGTGGCGATTGACTTCGAGGGTGTTTTGCGCCGCATCCGCCGCTTCATTGCCCAGAACCCCGCCGCGGACCTGCAGGTGACGGGTGACGGCCAGATTGTGTTCCTGGCGGAGGGGGATGTATGGAGCGCCAGCTACGATGGCAAGGAGACCAAGCGGGTGACCAACGGCGGCGGCAAATCCCAACTGCGCGTGCTGGCCGACGGCAAGCGGGCATTTTTTGTGCAGGGCGGCGAGCTGTATCAACTCCGCCTGCCCGAGGGGCGGGTGGAGAAAGTCGCCTTTACGGCGGAGTTCGAGCGCGATGTGCGGGCCGAGCGGCAGGCGGCGTTTGCCCAGTTCTGGCGCACTTACCACCGCGCCTTTTATGATGGGAATTTTCACGGGCGGGACTGGCGGGCGATTCGCGGCCGCTATGAGCCGTTGTTGCGGGCGGTGGGCACGCCGGATGAGTTTGCGGCGCTGCTGCAACTCATGGTGGGTGAGCTGGAAGCCTCCCACAGCGAGGTGAATCCACCGGAAGTGCCGCAGCGGGTCAACACACCTCATTTGGGATTTGCGCTGGATTACCGGCATGAAGGCCCCGGGCTGAAAGTGCTCAGCGTGCCGCCAGGAGCGCCGGGATGGTTCAAGAAGACCGAAATCAAACCCGGGGAATACATCCTCGAAATCAACGGTGAACCCGTTGCCACGGACGAAACGCTGTACCGTTTATTGAATCGGCGCCAGGGGCGGGAGTTGCAGTTGCTGGTCAACGCGAGGCCGGACAAGCAGGCCGCCCGCACGGTCAAATACAAGGCTCTGACGGCCGATGAGTGGAATCAACTGCACTACAACAACCGCATCGAGCGCCTGCGCAAACTGGTGGAAGCGCGCAGCCAGGGAAAGATGGGGTATGTGCATATTTCGGCTATGGGTGGGGACAATCAAAGCCGTTTTGAACAGGAGGTGTACGAGTATATGGCGGGCAAGGAAGCCATGATTATTGACGTGCGTTTCAACCGGGGCGGCAACATTTCCGACACCCTGATTGACTGGCTGGAGCGCCGCCAGCATGGCTGGTCCAAGCCACGGGACTGCCCGCCCGAGCCGGCCCCGGGCCGGGCGTGGGACAAGCGCGTGGTGGTGTTGATGAACGAGCATAGTTACTCCAACGGCGAAATGTTTCCGTGCGCCATGCGCCAGCGGGGCCTGGCGCGCCTGGTGGGCACGCCCACCCCCGGTTACGTGATTTGGACCTGGAGCTTCAATCTGGTGGATGGCACACGGGCGCGTTTGCCCATGGGCGGGGTGTACCGCATGGATGGCTCCAATCAGGAAAATCAGGGTGAGCAGCCAGACGTGTTGGTACCTTTGACCGCCGAGGACTGGCTGGCGGACCGGGACCCGCAGTTGGACAAGGCCATCGAATTGCTGAGCCAGGCAGGAAATCCCTGA
- the thrH gene encoding bifunctional phosphoserine phosphatase/homoserine phosphotransferase ThrH, producing the protein MKQAIVTLDMEGVLTPEIWIAVAEKTGIPELRRTTRDEPDYDKLMRGRLAILDRHGLKLSDIQAVIGSLSPLPGAREFLDELRAFTQVIILSDTFEQFAAPLLRQLGWPTLLCHRLVVENDRIVDYRLRINDQKQKTVAALKILNYFVISGGDSYNDTAMLKEADVGLLFRAPENVRREFPQFPAVETYPDLLRLIRQSMPG; encoded by the coding sequence GTGAAACAGGCGATTGTCACGCTCGATATGGAGGGGGTGCTCACCCCAGAAATCTGGATTGCCGTCGCAGAAAAGACCGGCATCCCCGAACTGCGCCGCACCACCCGGGACGAGCCGGATTATGACAAACTCATGCGCGGACGGCTGGCCATCCTGGACCGCCACGGTTTGAAACTGTCGGACATCCAGGCGGTTATTGGCAGCCTCTCCCCCCTGCCCGGCGCGCGGGAATTTCTGGATGAACTCCGCGCCTTCACCCAAGTCATCATCCTTTCGGATACTTTCGAGCAATTCGCCGCTCCGCTTTTACGGCAACTGGGCTGGCCCACCCTGCTCTGCCATCGGCTGGTGGTGGAGAACGACCGAATCGTTGATTACCGCCTGCGCATCAATGACCAGAAACAAAAAACCGTCGCCGCCCTGAAAATCCTCAATTATTTCGTCATTTCCGGCGGCGATTCCTACAACGATACCGCCATGCTCAAGGAAGCGGACGTGGGACTGCTGTTCCGCGCCCCGGAAAATGTGCGCCGTGAATTTCCCCAGTTCCCCGCCGTCGAGACCTACCCGGATTTATTGCGGCTCATCCGCCAATCCATGCCCGGCTAA
- a CDS encoding tetratricopeptide repeat protein, which yields MNRTHTQRPGFWGLAVGMVLCLYSLALGQESLAELTAAAKKNNVEAQYKLGRAYELGLGTPISLKDAVEWYRRAARANHAPAQLALGSIYAAGAGVKQDWREAARNFQAAADAGLPEAQCRFAFCLARGLGIKANPAEAVRYYEKAAEKGVLEAQMQLGEIYYNGEGVEKDYRVAFKWLLRAAERGLPEAQYRVGSFYLLGQGDVKRDLVEAHKWFILALPLGRDDPHKLPEKMATLYRMTPEQIQESFKRAKEFKPAG from the coding sequence ATGAACCGCACGCATACACAACGGCCAGGTTTCTGGGGGCTGGCCGTGGGAATGGTTTTGTGTCTGTACTCCCTGGCGCTGGGCCAGGAGTCTCTGGCGGAACTGACTGCCGCGGCAAAAAAAAACAACGTGGAGGCGCAATACAAGCTGGGGCGCGCCTACGAACTGGGTTTGGGCACGCCCATCAGTTTGAAGGACGCCGTCGAATGGTATCGCCGGGCGGCACGCGCCAACCATGCCCCTGCACAACTGGCCTTGGGCAGCATCTACGCGGCCGGCGCCGGCGTAAAGCAAGACTGGCGGGAAGCCGCGCGCAATTTCCAGGCGGCCGCCGACGCCGGTCTGCCTGAAGCCCAATGCCGGTTCGCCTTCTGCCTGGCGCGTGGCCTCGGCATCAAGGCCAATCCCGCGGAAGCTGTCCGCTATTATGAGAAGGCCGCCGAAAAAGGGGTGCTGGAAGCCCAAATGCAACTGGGCGAGATTTACTATAACGGTGAGGGCGTGGAGAAAGACTACCGCGTGGCCTTCAAATGGCTGCTGCGGGCCGCCGAACGCGGGCTGCCTGAAGCCCAGTATCGGGTGGGCAGTTTTTATTTGCTGGGCCAGGGGGATGTGAAACGTGATTTGGTGGAAGCCCACAAGTGGTTCATCCTCGCCCTGCCTCTGGGCCGGGATGACCCCCATAAATTACCGGAAAAAATGGCCACCCTCTACCGGATGACCCCGGAGCAAATCCAGGAAAGTTTCAAGCGGGCCAAAGAATTCAAGCCCGCCGGTTGA
- a CDS encoding class I SAM-dependent RNA methyltransferase: MTVPVQSGASNAAPPMTVGQTIEVVVEDLAFGGEGVARVQDFVVFIPLVIPGERVRAEVVEVKKNFARARLIQVLEPSPARVEPRCPYFGDCGGCQYQHIQYERQLELKHKQVMDLLERIGGLTRARVEPVAPCPRPYGYRNRIMVRSQWNKQEQRLVIGYLGADNRRVVDVEQCPIADARLNEQLQAARRNPPPRGGFKVVLRLEPEGWEVPPDSFFQTNFHALPLLVEAVRACLRESGAEYLVDAYCGVGFFALSCADQVKHFLGVEVDLAAVRAARRNAQARGITNGEFFAARTEDLLPDILHRYAPERTVVILDPPRTGCPAPSLELLRRQQARQIIYISCHPAALARDLNILCAGGVYELVRVRPVDMFPQTQHVECVADLRLRGAQG; encoded by the coding sequence ATGACAGTACCAGTCCAGTCTGGCGCGTCCAACGCAGCGCCACCGATGACCGTCGGTCAAACGATTGAGGTTGTGGTGGAAGACCTTGCCTTTGGCGGCGAGGGCGTGGCGCGGGTGCAGGATTTTGTAGTGTTCATCCCCTTGGTCATCCCTGGGGAGCGCGTGCGCGCTGAGGTGGTGGAGGTTAAAAAGAACTTTGCCCGTGCCCGGTTAATCCAGGTGCTGGAGCCTTCTCCCGCCCGGGTGGAGCCGCGCTGTCCTTATTTTGGCGACTGCGGCGGCTGCCAGTACCAGCACATTCAGTATGAGCGACAGTTGGAACTGAAACACAAGCAGGTAATGGATTTGCTGGAGCGGATTGGCGGTCTGACCCGCGCCCGCGTGGAACCGGTGGCGCCATGTCCCCGGCCTTATGGCTACCGGAACCGCATCATGGTGCGCAGCCAATGGAACAAACAGGAGCAGCGTCTGGTCATTGGTTATTTGGGGGCCGACAACCGCCGGGTGGTGGATGTGGAGCAATGCCCGATTGCCGATGCCCGCTTAAACGAGCAGTTGCAGGCGGCCCGCCGGAATCCCCCGCCGCGCGGCGGGTTCAAAGTGGTGTTGCGTCTGGAGCCGGAGGGGTGGGAGGTGCCGCCGGACAGTTTCTTTCAAACCAATTTCCATGCCTTGCCCCTGCTGGTGGAGGCGGTTCGCGCCTGCCTCCGTGAAAGTGGGGCGGAGTATTTGGTGGATGCCTATTGTGGGGTGGGCTTTTTCGCGCTCTCCTGCGCGGATCAAGTGAAGCATTTTTTGGGGGTGGAGGTGGATTTGGCGGCGGTGCGCGCGGCCCGGCGCAATGCCCAGGCGCGCGGCATCACCAATGGCGAATTTTTTGCCGCGCGGACAGAAGATTTGTTGCCGGACATTCTGCATCGGTACGCGCCGGAGCGGACGGTGGTGATTCTGGACCCGCCGCGCACGGGCTGTCCGGCGCCCAGCTTGGAGCTGCTGCGCCGGCAGCAGGCACGGCAGATCATTTATATTTCCTGCCATCCGGCCGCCCTGGCGCGGGATTTGAACATTCTTTGTGCCGGAGGTGTCTATGAGTTGGTGCGGGTGCGTCCGGTGGACATGTTTCCTCAAACCCAACACGTGGAATGTGTGGCCGATTTGCGTTTACGCGGGGCGCAAGGGTAG
- a CDS encoding rhodanese-like domain-containing protein yields the protein MDHSPGFLRLVNEAKKHVQEITVAEARALLQKDPRVVLLDVREESEWAAGHAEGAQYLGKGVLERDLEKRFPDPNTEIIMYCGGGYRSALTCEAAQKMGYRRVYSLIGGYRALVAAGWPIVKG from the coding sequence ATGGATCATTCACCCGGATTTCTGCGGCTGGTCAACGAAGCCAAAAAACACGTGCAGGAAATTACCGTGGCCGAGGCGCGCGCCCTCCTCCAAAAAGACCCGCGCGTGGTGCTGCTGGATGTGCGCGAAGAGAGTGAATGGGCGGCGGGCCATGCCGAAGGCGCGCAATATCTGGGCAAAGGCGTGCTGGAACGGGACCTGGAGAAACGCTTCCCTGACCCCAATACAGAAATCATCATGTACTGCGGAGGGGGCTACCGCTCCGCTCTGACCTGCGAGGCCGCCCAAAAAATGGGTTACCGCCGCGTTTATTCCCTCATTGGCGGTTACCGGGCGCTGGTGGCCGCCGGCTGGCCCATCGTGAAGGGGTAA
- the fmt gene encoding methionyl-tRNA formyltransferase — MATPRFIFMGTAPLAAVSLRVLLQSDCGRVEAVVTQPDRPKGRDLKLQPSAVKEVALAAGLPVMQPEKARDPAFVEQLRGWRPDLIVVAAYGQLLPQSLLDIPPHGCLNVHASLLPRWRGAAPIQWAILAGDKETGVTIMKIDAGLDTGDMLTTVTTPILDSDNAQTLHDRLAQLGAELLVQTIPLYLAGQIRPRPQPAEGVTYARKLTKEDGRLDWRQSARELWLKVRALNPWPGAYAYLSEGGPMIKIWEAALEPAGGGVPGQIVSAGKQGLCVACGEAALRITALQKENGRRMDVGAFLAGHPLQAGQFLA; from the coding sequence ATGGCTACACCCCGCTTCATTTTCATGGGCACCGCCCCGCTGGCGGCGGTCAGTTTGCGTGTCCTGCTGCAATCTGATTGTGGCAGGGTGGAAGCCGTGGTGACCCAGCCTGACCGCCCCAAGGGACGCGATTTGAAACTCCAGCCCAGCGCCGTCAAGGAGGTGGCCTTGGCGGCCGGTTTGCCGGTAATGCAGCCGGAAAAAGCGCGAGACCCAGCTTTTGTGGAGCAGTTGCGGGGCTGGCGGCCAGATTTGATTGTGGTGGCCGCTTATGGCCAGTTGCTGCCCCAAAGTCTGCTCGATATTCCCCCGCATGGCTGCCTCAATGTTCACGCTTCGCTGCTCCCACGGTGGCGGGGGGCGGCCCCCATCCAATGGGCCATACTGGCCGGAGACAAGGAAACCGGCGTGACCATCATGAAAATTGATGCCGGTTTGGATACGGGGGACATGTTGACCACCGTCACCACGCCCATCCTGGACTCGGATAATGCCCAAACTTTGCATGACCGCCTGGCGCAACTGGGCGCCGAACTGTTGGTACAGACCATCCCCCTTTATCTGGCGGGGCAAATCCGGCCCCGGCCGCAACCGGCGGAGGGCGTGACCTATGCCCGGAAGCTGACGAAGGAGGATGGACGATTGGATTGGCGGCAAAGTGCCCGTGAATTGTGGCTGAAAGTTCGCGCTTTGAACCCCTGGCCGGGGGCCTATGCCTATCTGAGTGAAGGCGGGCCAATGATTAAGATATGGGAGGCCGCCCTTGAACCCGCCGGCGGCGGTGTGCCCGGCCAAATAGTGTCGGCGGGCAAGCAGGGCTTGTGCGTGGCTTGCGGCGAGGCGGCCTTGCGCATTACCGCCTTGCAAAAGGAAAATGGGCGACGCATGGATGTGGGCGCTTTTCTGGCCGGGCATCCGCTTCAAGCGGGTCAATTTTTGGCCTGA